In the genome of Neisseria lactamica, the window AGACTACGGTGTGGCACAGGAACGCAAAAGGGTCTTCTACATCGGTTTCCGTAAAGACTTGGAAATACAATTTTCTTTTCCAAAAGGTTCGACGGTCGAAGACAAAGACAAGATTACATTGAGGGACGTTATTTGGGATTTGCAGGACACAGCCGTACCTTCCGCCCCGCAAAACAAGACCAACCCCGACGCGGTCAACAACAACGAATATTTTACCGGCAGTTTTTCCCCTATTTTTATGAGCCGGAACCGCGTTAAAGCGTGGGATGAACAGGGTTTTACCGTCCAAGCTTCAGGCAGGCAGTGCCAACTCCACCCGCAAGCCCCAAAGATGGAAAAGCACGGGGCAAACGACTACCGTTTTGCCGCCGGCAAAGAAACACTGTATCGGAGGATGACGGTACGCGAAGTTGCAAGAATCCAAGGCTTTCCCGACAACTTCAAATTCATCTATCAAAATGTCAACGACGCATACAAAATGATTGGCAACGCCGTCCCCGTCAACCTTGCCTACGAAATTGCAGCGGCAATTAAAAAAAACCTGGAAAGGTGAAACACCCTTCCTACAGGCATCTGCCTTGTCGTCATGCCCGAATAACGGTACTATTCGCGGTTAACGGTCTTTATACCGTCTGAAAGGTTTGAAGCGCGTTTCAGACGGCTGCCCGCCCACCTTATCCCACCGAAAGAACAATATGATTAACGATATTCAAAAAACAGCCGAAGGCAAAATGCAGCGTTCGGTCGAAGTACTGAAAGAAAATCTGGCGAAAGTGCGTACCGGTCGCGCGCATACCGGCCTGCTCGACCAAGTGGAAGTCGAATACTGGGGCAGTATGATCCCCGTCAGCCAGGTTGCCAACGTAACGCTTTTAGACGCGCGCACCATCGGCGTGAAACCGTTTGAGGGCAATATGGCGGCCAAAGTCGAGAAAGCCATCCGCGATTCAAACTTGGGGCTGAACCCGGCATCCGTCGGCGATTTGATCCGCGTGCCGATGCCGATGCTGACCGAAGAACGCCGCAAAGACCTGATTAAAGTCGTACGCGGCGAAGCGGAAGAAGGACGCGTCTCCATCCGCAACGTGCGCCGCGATGCCAACGACCACATCAAAAAACTCCTCAAAGACAAAGAAATTTCCGAAGACGAGGCACGCCGGGGCGAAGAGGCGGTTCAAAAACTGACCGACAAATACATTGCCGAAGCCGACAAACTCCTGACTGCCAAAGAAGAAGATTTGATGGCGGTTTAACCTGCACGGTCCGGCGTTCAGACGGCATCCGAACGCCGAACCGCGAAAGGCAGACATGAAAAGCAGCACGCAGGCCGTTTTGGAACACACCGCCATCCCGAGGCATATCGCCGTGATTATGGACGGCAACGGCCGTTGGGCGAAAAAGCGTTTCCTCCCGCGCATAATGGGACACAAACGCGGTTTGGACGCGTTGGAAAATATGGTGAAGCATTGCGCCGGACTGGGTGTGCGATATCTGACCGTATTTGCCTTTTCAACCGAAAACTGGCGCCGCCCCGAAGACGAAGTTTCGTTCCTGATGGGGCTGTTTTTACAGGCTTTGCAAAAACAGGTGCGCCGCCTGCACGAAAACAATATGCGCCTGAAGATATTGGGCAGCCGCGAACGCTTCAACCGGCAGATTCTGCAAGGCATCGAAGAAGCAGAAGCCTTGACGGCAAACAATACCGGCCTGACCCTGAGCATTGCCGCCGATTACGGCGGCCGCTGGGATATTTTGCAGGCGGCAAACAGGCTGCTTGCAGACGGCGTATCGGAAATCACGGAAGACATGCTGGCAAAATACCTGATGCTGGGCGATGCGCCCGAGCCGGATTTGTTCATCCGCACCGGCGGCGAAACACGCATCAGCAATTTCCTGCTCTGGCAGATGGCGTATGCCGAACTGTATTTCACCGACATCCTGTGGCCCGATTTCGACGAAACCGCCTTAGATGCCGCCGTCTCCTCGTTCCAAAAACGCGAACGGCGGTTCGGACGCACCTCCGAGCAACTACCTATCGAACAGCAAAGGGATTGATATGCTGAAACAACGGGTAATAACCGCGCTGTGGCTGCTGCCGCTGATGCTGGGTATGCTGTTTTACGCGCCGCAATGGCTGTGGGCGGCATTTTGCGGACTGATTGCCCTGATTGCCTTGTGGGAATATGCCCGTATGAGCGGTTTGTGCAAAACCGAAACCAACCATTACCTCGCCGCAACCTTGGTTTTCGGCGTGGTTGCCTATGCGGGCGGCTGGATGCTGCCCAATTTGGTTTGGTATGTTGTTTTGGCGTTTTGGCTCGCCGTGATGCCTTTGTGGTTGAGATTCAAATGGAAATTGAACGGCGGTTGGCAGGCTTATACCGTCGGCTGGCTTTTGGTTATGCCGTTTTGGTTCGCGCTCGTATCCCTGCGCCCGCACCCCGATGATGCCCTGCCGCTGCTCGCCGTGATGGGTTTGGTGTGGATTGCCGACGTTTGCGCGTATTTCAGCGGCAAGGCGTTCGGCAAACACAAAATCGCACCGGCAATCAGCCCCGGCAAGAGCTGGGAAGGCGCAATCGGCGGCGCGGTTTGCGTGGCCGTGTATATAACCGCCGTACGAAGTGCCGGCTGGACGGCATTCGATACAGGCTGGTTCGATACCGTGTTAATCGGTTTGGTGCTGACCGTTGTCAGCATATGCGGCGACCTTTTAGAAAGCTGGCTCAAGCGCGCGGCAGGCATCAAAGACAGCAGCAAGCTGCTGCCCGGACACGGCGGCGTGTTCGACCGCGTGGACAGCCTGATTGCCGTTATCAGCGTCTATGCGGCGATGATGTCGGTTTTAAATTGACTCTATGCCGTCTGAAACCGCTTCAGACGGCATCCGGTATGAAGTTATCCCCATTATGACACCACAAGTCCTGACCATATTAGGCAGTACCGGCAGCATAGGCGAAAGCACGCTGGACGTTGTCTCCCGCCACCCCGAAAAATTCCGCGTATTCGCGCTGGCGGGGCATAAGCAGGTCGAGAAACTGGCGGCGCAATGCCGGACGTTCCGCCCCGAATATGCCGTCGTTGCCGATGCCGGACACGCCGCCCGGCTTGAAGCCCTGTTGAAACGCGACGGCACGGCAACGCAGGTTTTACACGGCGCGCAGGCATTGGTCGACGTTGCGTCTGCTGACGAAGTCAGCGGTGTCATGTGCGCCATCGTCGGTGCGGCGGGGCTGCCTTCCGCGCTGGCGGCGGCGCAAAAAGGCAAAACCATTTATCTGGCGAACAAAGAGACGCTGGTGGTTTCCGGCGCGTTGTTTATGGAAACCGCCCGTGCAAACGGCGCAGCAGTGTTGCCCGTCGACAGCGAACACAACGCCGTTTTCCAAGTTTTGCCGCGCGATTACACAGGCCGTCTGAACGAACACGGCATCCGTTCGATTATCCTGACCGCTTCCGGCGGTCCGTTTCTGACGACCGATTTAGGCACGTTCGACAGCATTACGCCCGCCCAGGCGGTCAAACACCCCAATTGGCGTATGGGGCGCAAGATCTCCGTCGATTCCGCCACCATGATGAACAAAGGTTTGGAGCTGATTGAAGCGCATTGGCTGTTCGACTGTCCGCCTGACAAGCTCGAAGTCGTCATCCATCCGCAATCCGTGATACACAGTATGGTGCGCTACCGCGACGGCTCTGTGTTGGCGCAACTGGGCAATCCCGATATGCGTACGCCCATCGCCTATTGTTTGGGCCTGCCCGAGCGCATCGATTCGGGTGTCGGCGACCTGGATTTCGACACATTGTCCGCACTGACCTTCCAAAAGCCCGACTTTGGCCGCTTCCCCTGCCTGAAACTCGCCTATGAAGCCATGAACGCAGGCGGAGCCGCGCCCTGCGTATTGAACGCCGCCAACGAAGCCGCCGTCGCCGCCTTTTTGGACGGACAGATTAAGTTTACCGATATTGCCAAAACCGTCGCCCATTGTCTTTCACAAGACTTTTCAGACGGCATAGGCGATATAGGGGGGCTCTTGGCGCAAGATGCCCGGACACGCGCACAGGCACAAGCATTTATCTGCACACTAAACTAATGCCGTCCGAACACACGGACAAAGGAAAACCATTTGCACACCCTACTTGCCTTTATCGTTGCCATCCTGATTTTGGTCAGCCTGCACGAATTCGGACACTACATCGTCGCCAGATTGTGCGGCGTAAAAGTGCTGCGTTTTTCCATCGGCTTCGGCAAACCGTTTTTCACCCGAAAGCGCGGCGACACCGAATGGTGCCTCGCCCCGATTCCGTTGGGCGGCTACGTCAAAATGGTCGATACGCGCGAAGGCGAAGTATCAGAAGCCGATTTACCCTACGCTTTTGACAAACAACACCCCGCCAAACGCATCGCCATCGTCGCCGCCGGCCCGCTGACCAATCTCGCACTGGCGGTTTTGCTTTACGGCTTGAGTTTTTCCTTCGGCGTAACCGAAATCCGCCCCTATGTCGGCACAGTCGAACCGGACACCATCGCCGCCCGCGCCGGCTTCCAAAGCGGCGACAAAATACAATCCGTCAACGGCGTTGCCGTCCAAGACTGGGGCGGCGCGCAAACCGAAATCGTCCTCAACCTCGAAGCCGGCAAAGTCGCCGTCGGCGTTCAGACGGCATCGGGCGCGCAAACCGTCCGCACCATCGATGCCGCAGGCACGCCGGAAGCCGGTAAAATCGCAAAAAACCAAGGCTACATCGGTCTGATGCCCTTTAAAATCACAACCGTTGTCGGCGGCGTGGAAAAAGGCAGCCCCGCCGACAAAGCAGGCCTGCAACCGGGCGACAGGCTGACTGCCGCCGACGGCAAACCCATCGCCTCGTGGCAGGAATGGGCAAACCTGACCCGCCAAAGCCCGGGCAGGAAAATCGCCTTAACCTACGAACGCGCCGGACAAACCCGTACCGCCGACATCCGCCCCGATACTGTCGAACAATCCGACCACACCCTGATCGGGCGCGTCGGGCTGTTCCCCCGGCCCGACAGGGCGTGGGACGCGCAAATCCGCCGCAGCTACCGCCCGACAGTTGCACAAGCATTCGGTATGGGCTGGGAAAAAACCGTTTCCCACTCGTGGACAACCGTCAAATTTTTCGGCAAACTGATTAGCGGCAACGCCTCTGTCAGCCATATTTCCGGGCCGCTGACCATTGCCGATATTGCCGGGCAGTCCGCCGAACTCGGCTTGCAGAGTTATTTGGAATTTCTGGCGCTGGTCAGCATCAGCCTCGGCGTGCTGAACCTGCTGCCCGTCCCCGTTTTGGACGGCGGCCACCTCGTGTTTTATACTGCCGAATGGATACGCGGCAAACCTTTGGGCGAACGCGTCCAAAACATCGGTTTGCGCCTCGGGCTCGCCCTGATGATGCTGATGATGACGGTCGCCTTCTTCAACGACGTTACCCGGCTGCTCGGTTAGATTTTACGTTTCGGAATGCCGTCTGAAACCGCATTCCGCACCACAAGGAACTTACGATGAAACTGAAACAGATTGCCTCCGCCCTGATGCTTTTCGGCATACCGCCGCTGGCATTTGCCGACTTCACCGTCCGCGACATCCGCATCGAAGGCCTGCAGCATACCGAACCGAGCACCGTCTTCAGCTACCTGCCCGTCAAAATCGGCGACAACTACAACGACGGGCGCGGCGGCGAAATCATCAAAAGCCTGTACGCCACCGGCTTTTTCGACGACGTGCGCGTCGAAACTGCGGACGGGCAGCTCCTGCTGACCGTCATCGAACGCCCCGCCATCGGCTCGCTCAACATTACCGGCGCCAAAATGCTGCAAAACGACGCCATCAAGAAAAACCTCGAATCCTTCGGGCTGGCGCAGTCGCAATACTTCAACCGGGCGACACTCAACCAGGCGGTCGCCGGCCTGAAAGACGAATATCTCGGGCGCGGCAAACTCAATATACAGATCACACCCAAAGTGACCAAACTCTCCCGCAACCGCGTCGCCATAGACATCGCAATCGACGAAGGCGAATCCGCCAAAATCACCGACATCGAATTTGAAGGCAACCAAGTCTATTCCGACCGCAAACTGATGCGGCAAATGTCCCTGACGGAAGGCGGCATTTGGACGTGGCTGACCCGCAGCAACCGGTTCGACCGCCGGAAATTCGCCCAAGATATGGAAAAAGTAACCGACTTTTACCAAAACAACGGCTATTTCGACTTCCGCATCCTCGATACCGACATACAAACCAACGAAGGCAAAACCAAACAAACCATCAAAATCACCGTCAGCGAAGGCGAACGCTTCCGCTGGGGCAAAGTCTCCATCGAAGGCGATACCAAAGAAGTCCCCAAAGCCGAACTGGAAAAACTGCTGACGATGAAGCCCGGCAAATGGTACGAACGCCGGCAGATGACCGAAGTTTTGGGCGCCATCCAAAACCGTATGGGTTCGGCAGGCTACGCATACAGCGAAATCAGCGTACAGCCGCTGCCGAACGCCGAAACCAAAACCGTCGATTTCGTCCTGCACATCGAACCCGGTCGGAAAATCTACGTCAACGAAATCCACATCACGGGCAACAACAAAACCCGCGACGAAGTCGTGCGCCGCGAATTGCGCCAAATGGAGTCCGCGCCTTACGATACGGACAAACTGCAACGTTCCAAAGAGCGCGTCGAGCTTTTGGGCTACTTCGACAACGTGCAGTTTGACGCCGTCCCGCTTGCCGGCACGCCCGACCAAGTCGATTTGAATATGAGCCTGACCGAACGCTCCACCGGTTCGCTGGATTTGAGCGCGGGCTGGGTACAGGATACCGGCTTGGTGATGTCCGCAGGCGTATCGCAGGACAACCTCTTCGGCACGGGCAAATCGGCCGCCCTGCGCGCCTCGCGGAGCAAAACCACGGTTAACGGCTCGCTGTCGTTTACCGATCCGTACTTCACGGCAGACGGGGTCAGCTTGGGCTACGATGTTTACGGAAAAGCCTTCGACCCGCGCAAATCCTCCTCCGGCGTGAAACAATATAAAACCACCACCATAGGCGGCGGGGTGCGGACGGGCATCCCCGTTACCGAATACGACCGCGTCAATTTCGGGCTGGCGGCAGAACACCTTGCCGTCAACACCTATAACAAAGCCCCCAAACGCTATGCCGACTTTATCAAACAATACGGCAAAACCGACGGTGCAAACGGCAGCTTCAAAGGTTGGCTGTACAAAGGCACCGTCGGCTGGGGGCGCAACAAGACCGACAGCGCGTTATGGCCGACGCGCGGCTACCTGACGGGCGTGAACGCCGAAATCGCCCTGCCCGGCAGCAAACTGCAATACTACTCCGCCACCCACAACCAAACCTGGTTCTTCCCCTTAAGCAAAACCTTCACACTGATGCTGGGCGGCGAAATCGGCTATGCCGGCGGCTACGGCAAAACCAAAGAAATCCCCTTCTTTGAAAACTTCTACGGCGGCGGACTGGGCTCGGTGCGCGGCTACGAAAGCGGCACGCTCGGCCCGAAAGTGTATGACGAATACGGCGAAAAAATCAGCTACGGCGGCAACAAAAAAGCCAACGTCTCCGCCGAGCTGCTCTTCCCGATGCCGGGCGCGAAAGACGCGCGCACCGTCCGCCTGAGCCTGTTTGCCGACGCAGGCAGCGTGTGGGACGGCAAAACCTACGACGACAACAGCAGTTCCGCAACCGGCGGCACCGGCGCTGCCGGCACGACCGGCGGCAGGGTTCAAAACGTTTACGGCCCCGGCAATATCCACAAATCGACCTTCGCCAACGAATTGCGCTATTCCGCCGGCGGCGCGGTTACCTGGCTCTCGCCTTTGGGCCCGATGAAATTCAGCTACGCCTACCCGCTGAAGAAAAAAACGGAAGACGAAATCCAACGCTTCCAATTCCAACTCGGCACGACGTTCTAATCCCGCAAATGCCGTCTGAAGGCTTCAGACGGCATTTGCGGCAACATCCGAAGGAGTTTTACCATGACCCGTCTGACCCGCGCGCTTGCCGCCGCCCTGATCGGTTTGTGCTGCACCGCAGGCGCGCACGCCGACACCTTCCAAAAAATCGGCTTTATCAACACCGAACGCATCTACCTCGAATCCAAGCAGGCGCGCGACATCCAAAAAACGCTGGACGGCGAATTTTCCGCCCGCCAGGACGAATTGCAAAAACTGCAACGCGAAGGCCTGGATTTGGAAAGGCAGCTTGCCGAAGGCAAACTCAAAGACGCAAAAAAGGCGCAAGCCGAAGAAAAATGGCGCGGGCTGGTCGCAGCGTTCCGCAAAAAACAGGCGCAGTTTGAAGAAGACTACAACCTCCGCCGCAACGAAGAGTTTGCCTCCCTCCAGCAAAACGCCAACCGCGTCATCGTCAAAATCGCCAAACAGGAAGGTTACGATGTCATTTTGCAGGACGTGATTTACGTCAACACCCAATACGACGTTACCGACAGCGTCATTAAAGAAATGAACGCCCGCTGATCCTTTCAGACGGCATACCGAACAGGAAAACCATGATTCCGGCCACCTACACCCTGTCCCAAATCACCGCGCGGCTCGGCGGCGAATGGCGCGGCGAGGACATTTCCATCACCGCCGTGCGCCCGCTCGCAGACGCGCAGGCGGAACACATCAGCTTCCTCGCCAACCCGAAATACAAAGCCGAAGTTCACGACAGCAGCGCGGGCGCGGTCATCGTTTCCGCCAAAGCGGCAGACGGATTTGAAGGGCGCAA includes:
- a CDS encoding isoprenyl transferase → MKSSTQAVLEHTAIPRHIAVIMDGNGRWAKKRFLPRIMGHKRGLDALENMVKHCAGLGVRYLTVFAFSTENWRRPEDEVSFLMGLFLQALQKQVRRLHENNMRLKILGSRERFNRQILQGIEEAEALTANNTGLTLSIAADYGGRWDILQAANRLLADGVSEITEDMLAKYLMLGDAPEPDLFIRTGGETRISNFLLWQMAYAELYFTDILWPDFDETALDAAVSSFQKRERRFGRTSEQLPIEQQRD
- the frr gene encoding ribosome recycling factor; this translates as MINDIQKTAEGKMQRSVEVLKENLAKVRTGRAHTGLLDQVEVEYWGSMIPVSQVANVTLLDARTIGVKPFEGNMAAKVEKAIRDSNLGLNPASVGDLIRVPMPMLTEERRKDLIKVVRGEAEEGRVSIRNVRRDANDHIKKLLKDKEISEDEARRGEEAVQKLTDKYIAEADKLLTAKEEDLMAV
- the bamA gene encoding outer membrane protein assembly factor BamA; this translates as MKLKQIASALMLFGIPPLAFADFTVRDIRIEGLQHTEPSTVFSYLPVKIGDNYNDGRGGEIIKSLYATGFFDDVRVETADGQLLLTVIERPAIGSLNITGAKMLQNDAIKKNLESFGLAQSQYFNRATLNQAVAGLKDEYLGRGKLNIQITPKVTKLSRNRVAIDIAIDEGESAKITDIEFEGNQVYSDRKLMRQMSLTEGGIWTWLTRSNRFDRRKFAQDMEKVTDFYQNNGYFDFRILDTDIQTNEGKTKQTIKITVSEGERFRWGKVSIEGDTKEVPKAELEKLLTMKPGKWYERRQMTEVLGAIQNRMGSAGYAYSEISVQPLPNAETKTVDFVLHIEPGRKIYVNEIHITGNNKTRDEVVRRELRQMESAPYDTDKLQRSKERVELLGYFDNVQFDAVPLAGTPDQVDLNMSLTERSTGSLDLSAGWVQDTGLVMSAGVSQDNLFGTGKSAALRASRSKTTVNGSLSFTDPYFTADGVSLGYDVYGKAFDPRKSSSGVKQYKTTTIGGGVRTGIPVTEYDRVNFGLAAEHLAVNTYNKAPKRYADFIKQYGKTDGANGSFKGWLYKGTVGWGRNKTDSALWPTRGYLTGVNAEIALPGSKLQYYSATHNQTWFFPLSKTFTLMLGGEIGYAGGYGKTKEIPFFENFYGGGLGSVRGYESGTLGPKVYDEYGEKISYGGNKKANVSAELLFPMPGAKDARTVRLSLFADAGSVWDGKTYDDNSSSATGGTGAAGTTGGRVQNVYGPGNIHKSTFANELRYSAGGAVTWLSPLGPMKFSYAYPLKKKTEDEIQRFQFQLGTTF
- the ispC gene encoding 1-deoxy-D-xylulose-5-phosphate reductoisomerase → MPSETASDGIRYEVIPIMTPQVLTILGSTGSIGESTLDVVSRHPEKFRVFALAGHKQVEKLAAQCRTFRPEYAVVADAGHAARLEALLKRDGTATQVLHGAQALVDVASADEVSGVMCAIVGAAGLPSALAAAQKGKTIYLANKETLVVSGALFMETARANGAAVLPVDSEHNAVFQVLPRDYTGRLNEHGIRSIILTASGGPFLTTDLGTFDSITPAQAVKHPNWRMGRKISVDSATMMNKGLELIEAHWLFDCPPDKLEVVIHPQSVIHSMVRYRDGSVLAQLGNPDMRTPIAYCLGLPERIDSGVGDLDFDTLSALTFQKPDFGRFPCLKLAYEAMNAGGAAPCVLNAANEAAVAAFLDGQIKFTDIAKTVAHCLSQDFSDGIGDIGGLLAQDARTRAQAQAFICTLN
- a CDS encoding OmpH family outer membrane protein: MTRLTRALAAALIGLCCTAGAHADTFQKIGFINTERIYLESKQARDIQKTLDGEFSARQDELQKLQREGLDLERQLAEGKLKDAKKAQAEEKWRGLVAAFRKKQAQFEEDYNLRRNEEFASLQQNANRVIVKIAKQEGYDVILQDVIYVNTQYDVTDSVIKEMNAR
- a CDS encoding DNA cytosine methyltransferase; the encoded protein is MKIISLFSGCGGLDLGFEKAGFEIPAANEYDKTIWATFKANHPKTHLIEGDIRKIKEEDFPEGIDGIIGGPPCQSWSEAGALRGIDDARGQLFFDYIRILKSKQPKFFLAENVSGMLANRHNEAVQNLLKMFDECGYDVTLTMANAKDYGVAQERKRVFYIGFRKDLEIQFSFPKGSTVEDKDKITLRDVIWDLQDTAVPSAPQNKTNPDAVNNNEYFTGSFSPIFMSRNRVKAWDEQGFTVQASGRQCQLHPQAPKMEKHGANDYRFAAGKETLYRRMTVREVARIQGFPDNFKFIYQNVNDAYKMIGNAVPVNLAYEIAAAIKKNLER
- a CDS encoding phosphatidate cytidylyltransferase; this encodes MLKQRVITALWLLPLMLGMLFYAPQWLWAAFCGLIALIALWEYARMSGLCKTETNHYLAATLVFGVVAYAGGWMLPNLVWYVVLAFWLAVMPLWLRFKWKLNGGWQAYTVGWLLVMPFWFALVSLRPHPDDALPLLAVMGLVWIADVCAYFSGKAFGKHKIAPAISPGKSWEGAIGGAVCVAVYITAVRSAGWTAFDTGWFDTVLIGLVLTVVSICGDLLESWLKRAAGIKDSSKLLPGHGGVFDRVDSLIAVISVYAAMMSVLN
- the rseP gene encoding RIP metalloprotease RseP, which encodes MHTLLAFIVAILILVSLHEFGHYIVARLCGVKVLRFSIGFGKPFFTRKRGDTEWCLAPIPLGGYVKMVDTREGEVSEADLPYAFDKQHPAKRIAIVAAGPLTNLALAVLLYGLSFSFGVTEIRPYVGTVEPDTIAARAGFQSGDKIQSVNGVAVQDWGGAQTEIVLNLEAGKVAVGVQTASGAQTVRTIDAAGTPEAGKIAKNQGYIGLMPFKITTVVGGVEKGSPADKAGLQPGDRLTAADGKPIASWQEWANLTRQSPGRKIALTYERAGQTRTADIRPDTVEQSDHTLIGRVGLFPRPDRAWDAQIRRSYRPTVAQAFGMGWEKTVSHSWTTVKFFGKLISGNASVSHISGPLTIADIAGQSAELGLQSYLEFLALVSISLGVLNLLPVPVLDGGHLVFYTAEWIRGKPLGERVQNIGLRLGLALMMLMMTVAFFNDVTRLLG